A stretch of Aureispira sp. CCB-E DNA encodes these proteins:
- a CDS encoding AAA domain-containing protein → MQNLDIRFLNNLKDKLSTDNLQSIYLNALPKRYLTRLDLADLDVLQQGKAKSFLDFLFTQSRFDFPITFPIDGNINNQQEKIIRRLSSIAIENNDHYADHGNKTFGFGYPIILIKDPNDANRIIKAPLIIWSLDIERDFNRKNQWLIRKKEHFSVATNTVLATFLRNHTNIVLQPMYDQMLEDSILDKDELAEMAQLHMQQLNPNISNRTKLLFRKVLDGDVARIKTEQEIATLPLDTPAILWSGVFGLFRSQKDAIIKDLDFFAQHINQLQPLVEQNPNPKDPNRSSFMKHSFTMLETDPSQQHLLHQLSKGQNLVIQGPPGTGKSQTLTGIIANTISNAGTCLIVSEKKNALDIIYNTLKKMGLEELCVIVEDVYRDRPALVHSVRERAGLQQQPYRVSPSFIRLLQSCAAHVERLQAFHKKLHQPLSGDETWTDLVGRYLDSNRQHDKGLLVGLLKTSDFKFTPTEFEDILSILSEGEGLFKQLGTLNHPLNALNDRFFRQANSIQVEADTKKALDNVCFVVQSAQRDAFSYLFEYEQLLEKHFSKVYLSKMKLADRIVDIIEAGFAQSKYYFNKNGGFYRKLMKNVSDKYKKLEAEKVDVLESFLRLQKTHAQYAYFKHQFMDVSDHNKLEFQKLLEHVIDYKAKVYDWFEGRAPFIQRLVKELGPGKIYKYVSFDKRVTEITKNLNTFEKNFATSNVFKVQFKFVTNNIRKRLTQIEALDNNLQKLKEEFDNFTAYHALKFFWLKLSPHQQTALHGLSQANPKDWTGAFTSWYLSNFLAHHNDKFIPDENSYAANRNGYLKDLNTLQNTLVSHTLKYWRGKQTQAVQEFHRKKAPLTLNNLYNTGGHNHSARTPLRKIIETAPEVFKSFFPVLMVSPAVCSQILPLHPGMFDVVLFDEASQLNLEESFAALVRGKYKIISGDSHQMPPPNSFHNSPITSNQQDFVMDDEYWNSSQNMVDKNIDYLTNAPSLLEYGLSTGTYQECFLEVHYRSKHPYLIDFSNAAFYGKRLTSLPLEEEAYIPIEFKEINGIYNNYCNLSEAKAIVNYLLELITDATPCPSVGIATFNLHQRNLILEEIHQLAHQQPEARTKFQFLFENGLFVKSLENIQGDERDILILSTTFGLREDGSMPQQWGYINEYEGHKLLNVAVTRAKQKVCIFNSIPTLYYQTYPQEIQKNGNTGKSILYAYLAYANAVQQQDEATRLAILDLVYKHCPKKPVDDFLYDGKINLFEQQVLQFLELEFPNLKIEANYQHAGFSLPIAILDDQNQVRLAFYYDIYHHKLSEEAYAWDLFHEQYLHKMGITCYRIWSKEWWNNTHQAQQKLIIQIRDTMG, encoded by the coding sequence ATGCAAAACTTGGATATTCGTTTTCTTAATAACCTAAAAGACAAACTTAGTACAGACAATCTGCAATCCATTTACCTCAATGCTCTTCCCAAACGTTATCTTACACGCCTTGACTTGGCAGACCTTGATGTTTTGCAACAAGGAAAAGCAAAAAGTTTTTTGGACTTCTTGTTTACCCAATCAAGGTTTGATTTCCCCATTACTTTTCCGATAGATGGAAACATCAACAATCAGCAAGAAAAAATTATCCGTAGATTGAGTTCTATTGCAATTGAAAATAACGACCACTACGCCGATCACGGAAATAAGACATTTGGTTTTGGATATCCAATTATTCTCATCAAAGACCCTAATGATGCCAATAGGATTATCAAAGCCCCCTTAATTATTTGGTCGCTTGATATTGAACGTGATTTTAACCGCAAAAATCAATGGCTGATTCGAAAAAAAGAGCATTTTTCTGTGGCGACCAATACCGTACTAGCAACGTTTCTACGCAATCACACGAATATCGTTTTGCAACCTATGTACGATCAGATGTTAGAAGATTCTATTTTGGACAAAGATGAGTTGGCAGAGATGGCACAGTTGCATATGCAACAACTTAATCCCAATATATCCAACCGTACCAAACTCCTTTTTAGAAAGGTGCTTGATGGTGATGTTGCTCGTATAAAAACAGAACAAGAAATTGCAACACTCCCACTAGATACCCCTGCCATCTTATGGTCTGGTGTTTTTGGTCTATTCCGTTCTCAAAAAGATGCAATTATCAAAGATTTAGATTTCTTTGCACAACACATCAATCAGTTGCAACCTCTTGTCGAACAAAATCCCAATCCCAAAGATCCCAACCGTTCTTCTTTTATGAAACATAGTTTCACCATGTTGGAAACGGATCCTAGCCAGCAACATCTATTACACCAATTGTCAAAAGGGCAGAACTTAGTCATCCAAGGTCCCCCTGGTACGGGAAAAAGCCAAACCTTGACAGGCATTATTGCCAACACCATTTCTAATGCTGGAACTTGCCTAATTGTTTCAGAGAAAAAAAATGCGTTGGATATCATTTATAATACCTTAAAAAAAATGGGCTTGGAAGAACTGTGTGTTATAGTGGAAGATGTCTATAGAGATCGCCCAGCATTAGTACATTCTGTTCGAGAACGGGCAGGCTTGCAGCAGCAACCCTATCGAGTATCGCCTAGTTTTATTCGACTTTTACAAAGTTGTGCTGCTCACGTAGAGCGTTTGCAAGCATTTCACAAAAAGCTACACCAACCACTTTCGGGGGACGAAACTTGGACCGACTTAGTTGGGCGTTATTTGGATAGTAATCGCCAACATGATAAAGGGTTGCTTGTCGGCTTGTTAAAAACCAGTGATTTTAAATTTACGCCCACCGAATTTGAAGATATTTTAAGCATTCTTTCTGAAGGAGAAGGCTTGTTCAAACAGTTGGGCACCCTCAATCATCCACTCAATGCCTTAAACGACCGTTTTTTCCGTCAAGCTAATTCTATACAAGTAGAAGCCGATACAAAAAAAGCATTAGACAATGTTTGTTTTGTCGTCCAATCTGCTCAACGAGATGCATTTTCGTACTTGTTTGAATATGAGCAATTGTTAGAAAAACACTTTTCTAAAGTATATCTGTCTAAAATGAAATTGGCAGATCGAATTGTTGATATTATTGAAGCAGGTTTTGCTCAATCTAAGTACTACTTTAACAAGAATGGTGGTTTCTATCGCAAATTGATGAAAAATGTCAGCGATAAGTACAAAAAATTGGAAGCAGAGAAAGTCGACGTTTTGGAATCGTTCTTACGATTACAAAAAACCCATGCTCAATATGCTTATTTTAAACATCAGTTTATGGACGTGAGCGATCACAACAAACTGGAGTTCCAAAAGTTGCTAGAGCATGTTATTGATTATAAAGCAAAAGTTTACGACTGGTTCGAAGGACGAGCACCTTTCATTCAACGATTGGTCAAGGAGTTAGGACCAGGGAAAATTTACAAATATGTTTCTTTTGACAAGCGAGTCACTGAAATCACCAAAAATCTGAACACTTTTGAAAAGAATTTTGCTACTAGCAATGTTTTCAAAGTTCAGTTCAAATTTGTTACCAACAACATCCGAAAACGCCTTACTCAGATTGAGGCTTTAGACAACAATCTTCAAAAACTAAAAGAAGAGTTTGATAATTTTACCGCATATCATGCCCTTAAGTTTTTCTGGCTTAAGCTTAGCCCACATCAACAAACCGCCTTGCATGGCTTATCGCAAGCCAATCCCAAGGACTGGACAGGGGCTTTTACCTCTTGGTATTTGTCGAATTTCTTAGCTCATCACAACGACAAGTTTATTCCTGATGAGAATAGTTATGCAGCGAATAGAAATGGTTATTTGAAAGATTTAAATACACTACAAAATACGCTGGTTAGCCATACGCTAAAATATTGGCGTGGCAAACAAACGCAAGCTGTTCAAGAATTTCACAGAAAGAAGGCACCGCTTACGCTCAACAATTTGTACAATACAGGCGGACACAATCACAGCGCTCGTACCCCTTTGAGAAAAATCATAGAAACTGCTCCAGAGGTATTCAAAAGTTTTTTTCCTGTTTTAATGGTCAGTCCTGCTGTTTGTTCCCAAATTTTGCCCTTACATCCAGGTATGTTTGATGTCGTTCTTTTTGACGAGGCTAGTCAGCTCAATTTAGAAGAAAGTTTTGCTGCATTGGTTCGAGGGAAATACAAAATTATATCAGGAGATAGCCATCAAATGCCACCGCCCAATAGTTTTCACAACTCTCCTATCACAAGCAATCAGCAAGATTTTGTCATGGACGACGAATATTGGAATTCTTCTCAAAATATGGTTGATAAGAATATTGATTACTTAACCAACGCTCCTTCCTTATTGGAGTATGGTTTATCAACAGGAACTTACCAAGAGTGTTTTTTAGAAGTACATTATCGTTCCAAACATCCTTATTTGATTGATTTTTCAAATGCTGCCTTTTATGGTAAGCGGTTGACGTCTTTGCCTTTGGAAGAAGAAGCCTATATTCCGATTGAGTTCAAAGAGATTAATGGTATTTATAACAATTATTGCAATCTATCTGAAGCCAAAGCAATTGTCAATTACTTATTAGAATTAATTACAGATGCCACTCCCTGTCCTTCTGTCGGAATTGCTACCTTCAATCTACATCAACGCAACTTAATTTTGGAAGAGATCCATCAATTGGCACATCAACAACCAGAAGCCAGAACGAAGTTTCAGTTTTTATTTGAAAATGGTCTGTTTGTCAAAAGTTTGGAAAATATACAAGGAGACGAACGAGATATTTTGATTCTTTCAACTACGTTTGGCTTGCGAGAAGATGGTTCTATGCCACAACAGTGGGGATATATCAATGAATATGAAGGGCATAAATTACTTAATGTAGCGGTTACTAGAGCCAAACAAAAGGTTTGTATTTTTAATTCTATCCCAACTCTATACTACCAAACTTACCCCCAAGAAATTCAAAAAAATGGCAATACGGGCAAAAGTATCTTATACGCTTATTTAGCCTACGCTAATGCGGTTCAACAACAAGACGAAGCAACTCGATTAGCGATTTTAGATTTAGTTTATAAACATTGCCCTAAAAAACCAGTAGATGATTTTCTCTATGATGGTAAAATCAATTTGTTTGAACAACAAGTACTTCAGTTTTTAGAATTAGAATTTCCAAATTTAAAAATTGAAGCCAATTACCAACATGCTGGTTTTTCTTTGCCAATTGCTATCCTAGATGATCAAAACCAAGTTCGGCTTGCCTTTTATTATGATATTTATCACCATAAATTATCAGAAGAAGCCTATGCTTGGGATTTGTTTCACGAGCAGTATTTGCATAAAATGGGGATTACTTGTTATAGAATTTGGTCTAAAGAATGGTGGAACAATACCCACCAAGCTCAACAAAAACTCATCATTCAAATTCGTGATACAATGGGGTAA
- a CDS encoding prephenate dehydratase domain-containing protein has translation MKTIAILGTAASFHEIAAKHYYQESIKIIPCKTPKEVLQEVKQNPNCEGGILAIENTIAGSVTNHYNSLQDLDICIRGELLLNIQHHLVALPKTSIYDIWEIRTHPMAIKQCSNYLARIHPSTRLLACSDTASAAKEISQQHLKGVAAIASSLASSYYGLEILASNIQNNKNNYTRFFILSKSKQGEQKEHNKATIIFRLDQKAERLSSVLLQLQALKINLSKLHSFPLGTISNTYEFIADLEFNNFSCFQKSLMQLEKVTLDYSVLGTYQKATTPLWSEIK, from the coding sequence ATGAAGACAATAGCTATCCTAGGAACAGCAGCAAGCTTTCACGAAATTGCAGCAAAACATTATTACCAAGAATCCATCAAAATTATTCCTTGTAAAACACCGAAAGAGGTACTGCAAGAAGTCAAACAGAACCCTAATTGCGAAGGAGGTATTTTGGCGATAGAAAATACCATAGCAGGATCGGTTACCAATCATTATAATTCTCTTCAAGATTTAGACATTTGTATACGGGGAGAGTTGCTGTTAAATATTCAACACCATTTAGTTGCACTTCCCAAAACATCTATTTATGATATATGGGAAATTAGAACGCACCCCATGGCAATTAAGCAATGTAGTAATTACTTGGCTAGAATCCATCCTTCTACTCGATTGTTAGCCTGTTCGGATACAGCTTCTGCTGCCAAAGAAATTTCACAACAGCACCTAAAAGGCGTGGCAGCGATAGCTAGTTCATTGGCTAGTAGTTATTACGGCTTAGAAATTTTAGCTTCTAATATTCAAAATAATAAGAACAACTATACTCGGTTTTTTATCCTTTCCAAATCCAAACAAGGAGAACAAAAAGAACACAATAAAGCGACGATTATTTTTCGATTAGATCAGAAAGCAGAGCGTTTGTCAAGCGTATTGTTACAACTTCAAGCATTAAAAATAAACCTTAGCAAGTTGCATTCTTTTCCTTTGGGAACGATTTCCAATACATATGAATTTATAGCAGATTTAGAATTTAACAATTTTAGTTGTTTTCAAAAATCGTTGATGCAATTAGAAAAAGTAACGCTAGACTATTCTGTATTGGGAACGTATCAAAAAGCAACAACGCCGCTCTGGTCTGAAATCAAATAA
- a CDS encoding chorismate mutase: MKLLPIIKKKNSPTIIAGPCSAETKEQLYQTCMQLAALGTVDILRAGIWKPRTRPGHFEGVGEIGLQWLQEVKQATHLPTTIEVATAKHVELALKYEVDILWVGSRTTTNPFSVQEIASALKGVDIPVLVKNPPSPDLGLWMGAIERFYKSGLPQIAAVHRGFSSHQKSIYRNKPLWEIPIALKKELPQIELFCDPSHIGGNRDLIASIAQYAYELNFDGLMIETHQQPDAAWSDAQQQVTPEQLDHILSELKVPLKELSNPNEQRTLDLLRENINKIDDALLELLVSRMEVSKEIGLFKQKNNLSILQQQRWGSLLDSRVKTGKHLGLSERFLKKYLEALHQESIKHQHKVLSKK, encoded by the coding sequence ATGAAATTACTACCCATTATCAAGAAGAAAAATAGTCCAACAATTATTGCTGGTCCCTGTAGTGCAGAAACCAAAGAGCAATTATATCAAACTTGTATGCAGCTAGCGGCTTTAGGAACGGTAGATATTTTACGAGCGGGAATTTGGAAGCCGAGAACTCGCCCTGGGCATTTTGAAGGCGTAGGAGAGATTGGGCTACAATGGTTGCAGGAGGTGAAGCAAGCCACTCATTTACCAACGACAATTGAGGTGGCTACAGCTAAGCACGTAGAATTAGCCTTGAAGTATGAGGTTGATATATTATGGGTTGGTTCTAGAACAACGACGAATCCCTTCTCGGTTCAAGAAATTGCAAGTGCATTAAAAGGGGTAGATATTCCTGTTTTGGTTAAGAACCCACCAAGCCCTGATTTGGGACTATGGATGGGAGCCATCGAGCGTTTTTACAAAAGTGGATTGCCACAAATTGCGGCTGTGCATCGAGGATTTTCTAGTCATCAAAAATCAATTTATAGAAACAAGCCATTGTGGGAAATACCGATTGCATTAAAAAAAGAATTGCCACAAATTGAACTCTTTTGCGATCCTAGCCACATCGGAGGAAATAGGGATCTTATTGCCTCTATTGCTCAATATGCATACGAGTTGAATTTTGACGGATTGATGATTGAGACGCATCAACAACCAGATGCCGCTTGGAGTGATGCCCAGCAACAGGTAACACCGGAACAGTTGGATCATATCCTTTCTGAGTTGAAAGTTCCTTTAAAAGAACTTTCTAATCCTAACGAACAACGGACATTAGACCTGCTTAGAGAGAACATTAACAAAATTGACGATGCCTTGTTAGAACTTTTGGTTTCTAGAATGGAAGTGTCCAAGGAGATTGGATTGTTCAAGCAAAAGAATAACCTCTCTATTTTGCAACAACAGCGTTGGGGGAGTCTATTGGATTCTAGGGTTAAAACAGGTAAACATTTGGGGTTAAGCGAACGTTTCTTAAAAAAATACTTAGAAGCTTTGCATCAGGAATCTATCAAACACCAGCACAAGGTGTTGTCAAAAAAATGA
- a CDS encoding DUF6923 family protein, with the protein MLRAYFLFFGILLPSFLIAQSYDICGDGIDNDNDGLIDEACQPFVCDGSLYQSAKNGNDFMLYKVNTNPVQFIPITNLTQNGVTGAFNSLAYNPVDNLMYGMETNNARLYRIDAAGTVEFMGNVVGLNTFKNAGTFDALGNYYVFGDNTLRKVNINNLTSSTIGGPGTYGSADLVYNPIDEQLYGWSGNPKLLFKMNPNTGAQTKIPGNAPVAINRWGWTGALYFNPQGDILGYQGNEMFKINPSTGIGQLVGTGASKSSNDGCSCSFGVEMTKSVTGNFQAGDTITYTFDFFNQSFYDIHTPLIFDDILSNGFVWSSTPYNINNLSLSGQTAINGTHTAHFTIDTLPKGRSSFSIDAVIPCDYASNTYTNQAVLSNLPAPLKDSILSDNPNTLAINDPTTFTLNTPALNLSTRATNIICEQQTGSIELTATGGAQPLSYQWSNGQTGTVINNLGEGQYTVTITGATGCQATTAAHIITEQVELSTVITTQNVQCKDGQNGMVKVDSSVGGYAPYAYALNNEDFESSLQFSNLKSGTYTLHTKDAFGCRDALQFTLTEPLFKLEIQAPNDANIQIGDIILGDVTQNTLTPVQYQWSPSIGLSCSTCQTPNIQVPQTTTYTIKGTDIQGCTDSTSFTVQVDETVRVFVPNAFSPDGDGTNEILMVYSPGDVQKVMSFRIFSRWGELVFEQQNFPPNFEGYGWDGRFRGKPMNTGVFVYMVEVLLIDGRTETLKGDVTLFR; encoded by the coding sequence ATGTTAAGAGCTTACTTTCTTTTTTTTGGGATATTATTGCCCTCTTTTTTAATTGCTCAAAGCTATGATATTTGTGGCGATGGTATTGACAACGACAATGATGGGCTAATCGACGAAGCCTGCCAACCATTTGTCTGTGACGGTAGCCTTTACCAATCTGCCAAAAATGGCAACGATTTTATGTTATATAAAGTTAATACCAATCCCGTCCAGTTTATCCCAATTACTAACTTGACTCAAAATGGTGTTACAGGAGCCTTTAATTCCTTGGCTTACAATCCTGTTGATAATTTAATGTATGGCATGGAAACAAACAATGCTCGATTGTATCGAATTGATGCAGCAGGTACAGTTGAATTTATGGGAAATGTTGTCGGGCTAAATACATTCAAAAATGCAGGGACGTTTGATGCTTTAGGAAATTATTATGTTTTTGGTGATAATACGCTTAGAAAAGTTAATATCAACAACCTTACTTCTTCTACAATTGGAGGACCAGGCACTTATGGTTCAGCGGATTTAGTCTACAACCCTATTGACGAACAGTTATACGGTTGGAGTGGCAATCCTAAATTGCTGTTTAAAATGAATCCCAACACAGGTGCCCAAACAAAAATTCCTGGAAATGCTCCTGTGGCTATCAATCGATGGGGATGGACAGGCGCTTTATATTTCAACCCACAAGGTGATATTTTAGGTTATCAAGGGAATGAGATGTTTAAAATAAATCCTAGTACAGGAATTGGACAGCTTGTAGGAACAGGTGCTAGCAAATCTAGTAACGATGGCTGTTCTTGCTCTTTTGGCGTTGAAATGACCAAATCAGTTACAGGAAATTTTCAAGCAGGAGATACAATTACTTATACTTTTGATTTTTTTAATCAATCCTTTTACGATATTCATACTCCTTTGATTTTTGACGATATATTAAGCAATGGTTTTGTTTGGAGTTCCACTCCTTATAATATCAACAACTTAAGTCTATCGGGGCAGACTGCTATCAATGGCACCCATACAGCGCATTTTACAATAGATACTCTACCCAAAGGTCGTTCTTCTTTTAGTATAGATGCCGTTATACCTTGTGATTATGCTTCAAACACTTATACCAATCAAGCTGTTTTAAGTAATTTACCTGCTCCCCTCAAAGACAGCATTCTTTCAGATAATCCCAATACATTAGCTATTAATGATCCAACTACTTTTACCTTAAATACGCCTGCATTAAATTTAAGCACTCGTGCTACTAATATTATCTGTGAGCAACAAACAGGAAGCATTGAGCTAACTGCAACAGGCGGTGCCCAACCACTAAGTTATCAGTGGAGTAATGGACAAACAGGAACTGTTATCAATAACTTAGGAGAAGGGCAGTATACCGTTACCATTACAGGAGCTACAGGTTGCCAAGCAACTACCGCTGCCCATATCATCACCGAGCAAGTGGAGTTGTCTACAGTTATTACAACGCAGAATGTACAGTGCAAAGATGGACAAAATGGGATGGTAAAAGTCGATAGTAGTGTTGGTGGTTATGCCCCCTATGCTTATGCCTTAAATAACGAAGATTTTGAATCTAGTTTACAATTTTCTAATCTAAAAAGTGGTACTTACACCCTACATACCAAAGATGCTTTTGGTTGTAGAGATGCCCTTCAATTTACACTAACAGAGCCTTTATTTAAACTAGAAATTCAAGCTCCTAATGATGCAAACATTCAGATTGGAGATATCATACTAGGAGATGTCACCCAAAATACGTTGACACCTGTACAGTATCAATGGAGTCCTAGTATCGGTTTGAGTTGCTCTACTTGCCAAACTCCGAACATACAAGTGCCTCAAACAACTACGTATACCATCAAAGGAACCGATATACAAGGCTGTACAGATTCTACATCATTTACGGTACAAGTGGATGAAACTGTTCGAGTTTTTGTGCCCAATGCTTTTAGCCCTGATGGAGATGGTACCAATGAAATTTTAATGGTCTATAGTCCTGGAGACGTACAAAAGGTCATGTCGTTTCGTATTTTTAGTCGTTGGGGAGAACTCGTCTTTGAACAGCAAAATTTTCCTCCTAACTTTGAAGGGTATGGTTGGGATGGTCGCTTTAGAGGAAAACCGATGAATACAGGAGTTTTTGTTTACATGGTAGAGGTCTTGTTAATAGATGGTCGCACAGAAACTTTGAAAGGCGATGTGACTTTATTCCGTTAA
- a CDS encoding cytochrome b5 domain-containing protein has protein sequence MTEFTRSQLALHNGQDKETIYVAYEGFVYDVTSSRLWRNGKHYEHWAGQDLTPELADAPHSEKVFEKFTTIGKLV, from the coding sequence ATGACGGAATTTACTCGCTCTCAATTAGCTCTACACAATGGTCAAGATAAAGAGACTATTTATGTAGCATACGAAGGGTTTGTTTATGATGTAACGAGTAGCCGACTTTGGCGCAATGGCAAACATTACGAACATTGGGCAGGACAAGACTTAACTCCTGAGTTGGCAGATGCACCACATTCTGAGAAAGTATTTGAAAAATTCACTACGATTGGCAAATTAGTTTAA
- the atpB gene encoding F0F1 ATP synthase subunit A translates to MLKTLKTTFSLLVIMLLSCNQTVFATDTNEGETKEEDPIEAMMHHLGDANEFHIAGDLSIPLPCIAWSDDGLMFTMSSSFEHGHKAVNGYVLHHGILMRVVGEDFPRDKTVEVSFGHGHGHEAHDDHGHAGHQTVDEHGITPHDDHAIAADHADNDVHAATIQYGSKTYALEACMSLQNTSSSWQDFSITKNVFGMLLALILLIIVFSKISKAYTAREKQAPKGVQSFFEPLIIFMRDEVVRPAIGEKDWKRFFPFVMCVFFFILFCNLLGLIPIFPGSANITGNIGVTMMLALVVFIVVNLNGTKDYWMHIIWMPGVPTFVKPLLTIIEVLGLFIKPATLFIRLFANITAGHVIILSLVSLIFFFKTAMGLGGAAAGVGLAVPFVFALNLLELFVSFLQAFVFSLLTALYLGSAVETHDHHEHAH, encoded by the coding sequence ATGTTAAAGACGTTAAAAACTACATTTTCTCTACTAGTAATCATGTTGTTAAGTTGTAATCAAACAGTGTTTGCAACAGATACTAATGAGGGGGAGACGAAAGAAGAAGATCCAATTGAAGCGATGATGCATCACTTGGGAGATGCGAATGAATTTCATATCGCTGGAGACTTGTCCATTCCGTTGCCTTGTATTGCTTGGTCTGATGATGGTTTGATGTTTACTATGTCAAGCAGTTTTGAGCACGGGCACAAAGCCGTTAATGGTTATGTTTTGCATCACGGAATTTTGATGCGTGTAGTAGGAGAGGATTTTCCTAGAGACAAAACAGTAGAAGTTTCTTTTGGTCATGGACATGGTCATGAAGCACATGACGATCACGGTCATGCTGGACATCAAACAGTAGATGAGCATGGCATTACACCACATGATGATCATGCTATAGCAGCGGATCACGCTGATAATGATGTTCATGCTGCAACCATTCAGTATGGTTCAAAAACGTATGCATTAGAAGCGTGTATGTCGCTACAAAATACAAGCTCATCTTGGCAAGATTTCTCAATTACTAAAAATGTATTTGGGATGTTGTTGGCTTTGATTCTATTAATAATAGTATTCTCAAAAATCTCAAAAGCTTACACAGCTAGAGAAAAGCAAGCACCAAAAGGGGTACAATCTTTCTTTGAGCCATTGATTATATTTATGCGCGATGAGGTAGTAAGACCAGCTATTGGAGAAAAAGATTGGAAACGTTTCTTCCCATTTGTAATGTGTGTATTCTTCTTTATTCTTTTCTGTAACCTATTGGGATTAATTCCTATCTTCCCTGGTTCAGCCAACATTACAGGAAATATTGGAGTCACAATGATGTTAGCTTTAGTTGTTTTCATCGTAGTGAACTTAAATGGAACCAAAGACTACTGGATGCATATTATTTGGATGCCAGGTGTACCAACATTTGTAAAACCTCTGTTGACGATTATTGAAGTATTAGGTTTGTTTATTAAACCAGCTACTTTATTTATTCGTTTGTTTGCAAACATTACAGCAGGTCACGTTATTATTTTGAGTTTAGTAAGTTTGATTTTCTTCTTTAAAACAGCAATGGGCTTAGGTGGTGCAGCGGCAGGAGTTGGCTTAGCCGTACCCTTTGTGTTTGCACTAAACTTGCTAGAGTTATTCGTATCGTTCTTACAAGCATTTGTATTCTCTTTGTTGACTGCCTTGTATCTTGGAAGTGCAGTAGAGACACACGATCATCACGAGCACGCTCATTAG
- the atpE gene encoding ATP synthase F0 subunit C, which produces MGAGIAAIGAGLAVIGAGMGIGQIGGKAMEGISRQPSAAGDIRTNMIVAAALVEGAALFAIVVALLVVLLQPYS; this is translated from the coding sequence ATGGGTGCAGGAATCGCAGCTATCGGTGCTGGCTTAGCAGTAATTGGAGCAGGAATGGGTATTGGACAAATTGGTGGAAAAGCAATGGAAGGTATCTCTCGTCAACCATCTGCAGCTGGTGACATTCGTACAAATATGATTGTAGCAGCAGCTCTTGTTGAGGGTGCAGCTCTTTTCGCAATCGTAGTAGCTCTTTTGGTTGTTTTGTTACAACCTTACAGCTAG
- a CDS encoding ATP synthase F0 subunit B, producing the protein MIFLSSGFPVLNPSVGLLFWTLLIFILVWLFLSKFFKNIAQALEDRENFIDGSLSKAKEADAALEGMEAKKAALLKEAEQKGLEILREAEAIKKTKIAEGEARGKEREKNILEAAEQDKKNRMKELETNIQNQIGQSSIDIAKKLLKRELEGNHEAFVQSQIADLKKELA; encoded by the coding sequence ATGATTTTTCTATCATCAGGTTTCCCAGTGTTGAATCCAAGTGTGGGACTACTTTTCTGGACACTTTTGATTTTTATCTTAGTTTGGTTGTTTTTGAGCAAGTTTTTCAAGAACATTGCCCAAGCATTGGAAGATCGTGAAAACTTTATTGATGGATCTTTGAGCAAGGCCAAAGAAGCGGACGCTGCCCTAGAAGGCATGGAAGCTAAAAAAGCAGCTTTGTTGAAAGAAGCAGAGCAAAAAGGTTTGGAAATTCTTAGAGAAGCTGAAGCAATCAAGAAAACAAAAATTGCTGAAGGGGAAGCTAGAGGTAAAGAGCGTGAGAAAAATATCTTGGAAGCTGCAGAGCAAGACAAGAAAAACCGTATGAAAGAGTTGGAGACAAACATCCAAAACCAAATTGGTCAATCTTCTATTGATATTGCTAAGAAATTGTTGAAGAGAGAATTGGAAGGAAACCATGAGGCATTTGTACAATCTCAGATTGCCGATCTAAAGAAAGAATTAGCTTAA